Below is a window of Acidobacteriota bacterium DNA.
GTTTTCCCGACCGCGCTGACCTCGCCTTCGATCTCGGCGTGACGGCCATCGTCGGCCCCAACGGCTGCGGCAAGAGCAACGTGGTGGACGCCATCACGTGGGTGCTCGGTGAGCAGAGCGCCAAGAGCTTGCGTGGGGAGCGGATGGAGGACGTCATCTTCGCCGGCAGCGATGCCCGCAAGCCCACGCACACCGCGGAGGTGAAGCTGAAGATGAGCGGCGTCATCTCGCGCGTGGGTCTGGACGATCACCCGCAGCGCAAGACGGTGGCGCAGGAACTCGAGGAGTCTGTCGAGACGCTCACCGAGGACGTGGTGCTCGCGCGCGACGTCGAGGTGTCGCGGCGGCTGTATCGCTCCGGCGAGAGCGAGTACCTGATCGACGGCCACGTGGTGCGCCTGCGCGACGTGCAGGATCTGTTGATGGACGCGGGCCTGGGCGTGAAGGGCTACGCGGTGATCGAGCAGGGGAAGATCGGTCAGATCCTCGCGGCCAAACCCACCGAGCGGCGGCAGTTGATCGAGGAAGCCGCGGGCGTCACCAAGTACAAGACGCGCCGCCGGCAGGCCGAGCTCAAGCTCGAAGCGGCACAGCAGAACCTCACGCGCGTCGACGACATCATCTTCGAGCTCGAGAAGCAGCGCGGATCGCTCAAGCGCCAGGCGGCCAAGGCGCGTCGCTACCGCACGCTGCGCGAGGAACTGCGGCAGTGGGAGAAGCTGCTGTTCGGGCAGAAGTACCAGGCGCTGCAGGCGGCGATGACATCGGCCGTCGAGCGTCTCGAACAGGTGCGCGGGCACGAGGCGGGGCTGTCGGGGCGCGTGGCCGAAGTGGAAGCGGCGCTCGAGCGGCTGCGCATCGAACTGACGGAAGCCGATGCTGCGGCCAACGCGGCGCGGCAGTCCGCGCACGCCAAGGAACTGGAGAGCGGCCGCCGGCAGCAGCAGCTCGAGTTCGATCAGCAGCAGGTGCAGTCGATCGGGGCCGCCCTGGTCGGCATGCACGAGGAGATCGCACGTCTGCAGGAGCGTATCGGGCCCGCGCAGGAGGAACTCGACGCCCGTCGCGCGGCCGGTGCGCAGGCCGATCGCGAACGCGACGCGGCCGAGGCGCGCGTCAAGGACGAGGACGTGGCGGTGCAGCGCGCCGCCGCGGAGATCGCGTCGCTCGAACAGCACGTGGAGAAGGCGCGCGGCGATCTCTACGCCGGCATGACGCAGGTCAACACGCTGCGCAACGCCATCGAACGCGCGATCGAAACGCGCGATCGCATCGCGCAGGAGCTCGGGCGCATCGAGGTGGAGTGCGACGACCTGCGCGTCGAGCAGGAAGCCGCGCTCACCGAGCGCGAGCGCGCGAGTGGCGCGCTGCGTGAC
It encodes the following:
- a CDS encoding AAA family ATPase; this encodes MRLNRLEINGFKSFPDRADLAFDLGVTAIVGPNGCGKSNVVDAITWVLGEQSAKSLRGERMEDVIFAGSDARKPTHTAEVKLKMSGVISRVGLDDHPQRKTVAQELEESVETLTEDVVLARDVEVSRRLYRSGESEYLIDGHVVRLRDVQDLLMDAGLGVKGYAVIEQGKIGQILAAKPTERRQLIEEAAGVTKYKTRRRQAELKLEAAQQNLTRVDDIIFELEKQRGSLKRQAAKARRYRTLREELRQWEKLLFGQKYQALQAAMTSAVERLEQVRGHEAGLSGRVAEVEAALERLRIELTEADAAANAARQSAHAKELESGRRQQQLEFDQQQVQSIGAALVGMHEEIARLQERIGPAQEELDARRAAGAQADRERDAAEARVKDEDVAVQRAAAEIASLEQHVEKARGDLYAGMTQVNTLRNAIERAIETRDRIAQELGRIEVECDDLRVEQEAALTERERASGALRDAQAALEQVRGTRATSEAALGTARIEREWRERDLRTREREAAALQARLQSLEELDAARAEYGEGARLLLASSESGITHFGSVADALEVTGDHESAVAACLGEVVQYVVVPDMAAVQAGLAFVRDRDAGRVGFLVADDLVPDDVVAPPVAGVRPLSDIVRV